Proteins encoded together in one Dehalococcoidia bacterium window:
- a CDS encoding MFS transporter has translation MVIGRLPRIFYGWWIVAAGFMIQLLVGALLNQAYGAYVVLLQREFGWTKTMLSGAYSLTRVESGLLGPLQGWLMDRLGPRALMRVGMLLFGGGFIAFSQIESAWQFYVAFALMALGSSLAGFFPLTVAIVNWFERRRATALALMSMGFAVGGLLVPAVVLMLDHFGWRATALASGVLILVAGLPLVQMVRFRPEHYGMTVDGDPLGRTAPGATPSATAGEPADFDAAQALRTPAFWLISLGHGAALLVVGAVMVHLVSHLHGNLGYSLAGAALIVTLMTAMQVAGQLLGGFLGDRFEKRLIATLCMAMHAAGLLLVAYATATWMAIAFAVLHGLAWGTRGPLMQAMRADYFGRRSFGTIMGFSSLIVMFGQVSGPLLAGVLADRTGSYESGFTILAALAGFGSVFFILATKPRPKAATAGASLRQAAGAPGD, from the coding sequence ATGGTCATCGGGCGCCTGCCGCGCATCTTCTACGGGTGGTGGATTGTCGCGGCCGGGTTCATGATCCAGCTGCTCGTCGGGGCGCTGCTCAACCAGGCCTACGGAGCATACGTGGTCCTGCTGCAACGGGAGTTCGGCTGGACGAAGACGATGCTGTCCGGGGCCTATTCCCTGACCCGCGTCGAAAGCGGCCTTCTCGGCCCGCTGCAGGGCTGGCTGATGGACCGCCTGGGGCCGCGCGCACTGATGCGCGTCGGGATGCTGCTCTTCGGCGGAGGCTTCATCGCCTTCAGCCAGATCGAGAGCGCCTGGCAGTTCTACGTCGCGTTCGCCCTGATGGCGCTCGGCTCGAGCCTGGCCGGCTTCTTTCCCCTTACGGTAGCTATCGTCAACTGGTTCGAGCGCCGCCGGGCAACGGCGCTTGCCCTGATGTCGATGGGCTTTGCCGTCGGCGGCCTGCTCGTGCCCGCGGTGGTGTTGATGCTGGACCACTTCGGCTGGCGCGCTACCGCCCTGGCCTCCGGCGTGCTCATCCTCGTCGCGGGCCTACCGCTCGTGCAGATGGTCAGGTTCCGGCCGGAGCACTACGGCATGACCGTGGACGGAGACCCGCTGGGGAGGACCGCTCCGGGCGCGACGCCGTCCGCGACGGCCGGGGAGCCAGCCGACTTCGATGCGGCCCAGGCGCTGCGGACGCCGGCCTTCTGGCTGATCTCGCTTGGCCACGGGGCGGCGCTGCTGGTGGTGGGCGCGGTCATGGTGCACCTGGTCTCGCACCTGCACGGCAACCTGGGCTACTCGCTGGCCGGGGCGGCGCTGATCGTAACGCTGATGACCGCCATGCAGGTGGCCGGCCAGCTCCTGGGCGGCTTCCTCGGCGACCGCTTCGAGAAGCGCCTGATAGCGACGCTCTGCATGGCCATGCACGCCGCGGGCCTGTTGCTGGTGGCGTACGCGACCGCGACCTGGATGGCGATCGCCTTCGCGGTGCTGCACGGCCTGGCCTGGGGCACGCGCGGCCCCCTGATGCAGGCGATGCGGGCCGACTACTTCGGCCGGCGCTCCTTCGGCACGATCATGGGCTTTTCGTCGCTGATCGTGATGTTCGGGCAGGTGTCCGGGCCGCTCCTCGCGGGGGTGCTCGCCGACCGCACGGGGAGCTACGAGAGCGGCTTCACGATCCTGGCCGCGCTCGCGGGCTTCGGCTCCGTCTTCTTCATCCTGGCGACGAAGCCGCGTCCGAAGGCGGCGACGGCGGGCGCGAGTCTGCGCCAGGCCGCGGGCGCGCCGGGAGACTGA